Proteins encoded within one genomic window of Streptomyces sp. NBC_01314:
- a CDS encoding TIR-like protein FxsC: MRGDAARGGGSPYFFLSYAHTPRNDAGDTDPNIWVKKLYDGLCAHIMQMTDLPRGARAGFLDQGMAVGTRWTDELSENLARCKVFVPLYSPRYFISEQCGREWWAFSQRQISHRARGGAAREHAIIPALWVPVEPVQLPHTARDLQFNHVSFGQDYAEEGFYGLTKLRYLRDEYERALYRLAKQIVHVAKVTELDEGQAYDEYESLPSAFGASGHPPEFDITVLACTRSDLPPGREPDCYGRLPRDWNPYHPASARPLGEHAADLVRTMDYKVNIGDFEKDADRLLGPGPPRAPGLLLLDRWALGSARGRELMERLCEEQRPWISVMLPRCEDDTGTAREKKLAALTEKALAARMTEGSGHRSLNGGIHTLDAFGNELQTAVKQAVASYEAHARTYPPAGPPIAPPRLKGPADLGG, encoded by the coding sequence GTGCGAGGAGATGCGGCCAGGGGCGGCGGAAGCCCTTATTTCTTCCTCAGTTATGCGCACACCCCGCGCAATGACGCCGGTGACACCGATCCGAACATCTGGGTGAAGAAGCTGTACGACGGGCTGTGCGCGCACATCATGCAGATGACCGATCTGCCGCGGGGCGCGCGGGCCGGCTTTCTGGACCAGGGCATGGCGGTCGGCACCCGATGGACGGACGAGCTGTCGGAGAACCTCGCGCGCTGCAAGGTTTTCGTGCCGCTGTACTCGCCGCGCTACTTCATCAGCGAGCAGTGCGGGCGGGAGTGGTGGGCCTTCTCCCAGCGGCAGATCAGCCACCGGGCACGCGGCGGGGCGGCGCGGGAGCACGCGATCATCCCCGCGTTATGGGTGCCCGTGGAGCCCGTCCAACTGCCGCACACGGCAAGGGATCTGCAGTTCAACCATGTCTCCTTCGGCCAGGACTACGCGGAGGAGGGGTTCTACGGGCTGACCAAACTCCGCTACCTCCGGGACGAGTACGAGCGGGCCCTGTACCGGCTGGCCAAACAGATCGTTCACGTGGCCAAGGTGACCGAGCTGGACGAGGGGCAGGCGTACGACGAGTACGAGTCGCTGCCCAGCGCGTTCGGCGCCTCGGGGCATCCCCCGGAGTTCGACATCACGGTCCTGGCGTGCACCCGCTCCGACCTGCCGCCGGGCCGTGAACCCGACTGCTACGGCCGGCTGCCGCGCGACTGGAACCCGTACCACCCGGCGTCGGCCCGGCCGCTCGGCGAACACGCGGCCGACCTGGTGCGCACCATGGACTACAAGGTGAACATCGGGGACTTCGAGAAGGACGCCGACCGTCTGCTCGGTCCTGGTCCGCCTCGGGCTCCCGGACTGCTGCTGCTCGACCGGTGGGCGCTGGGCTCCGCCAGGGGCCGGGAGCTGATGGAACGGCTGTGCGAGGAACAGCGGCCGTGGATCAGCGTGATGCTCCCCCGTTGCGAGGACGACACCGGCACGGCTCGGGAGAAGAAGCTGGCGGCGCTCACCGAGAAGGCCCTGGCCGCGCGTATGACGGAGGGCAGCGGTCACCGCAGCCTCAACGGCGGCATCCACACCCTGGACGCCTTCGGCAACGAGCTGCAGACGGCCGTGAAGCAGGCCGTCGCCTCCTACGAGGCACACGCACGGACCTACCCGCCGGCGGGACCCCCCATCGCACCCCCGCGGCTGAAGGGTCCGGCGGACCTGGGCGGCTAG
- a CDS encoding FxsB family cyclophane-forming radical SAM/SPASM peptide maturase yields MTVTGRPLLPLRQFVLKMHSRCDLACDHCYVYEHADQSWRGRPRVVSDKVLRATAERIAEHAKTHELAAVHVVLHGGEPLLAGRTRLRRAAMELTAAVDGVCELDLRIHTNAVTLDERFLDLFDEFDIKVGVSLDGDRAANDLHRRYADGRSSHDRVLRAVALLSRPRYRHLFAGILCTIDLRSDPVAVHDALAELAPPRVDFLLPHATWDEPPPRPAEDVNGTAYARWLLTVHDRWAETGRSMDVRVFDSVLRTLRGGSSLTESLGLAPADLAVIETDGTFEQADSLKTAHDGAPATGLDVFTHSLDEVAAHPGIVARQQGLDGLAAQCRSCPVVRSCGGGLYAHRYRSDGSGFLNPSVYCSDLLSFITDLRDRHMTDQSVRPALAEHHLDELATGRGTDTTVDLLAGHQLALVRELLGHVRHETTPTAAGGRAEGTKVTEDAKYVQDVQDVQDLQDVQDLQGVEDAWNTLTVLDGEAPEAVDGVLAHPYVRSWALSALGSRPPQAGPAGGDTESAATATRGIAEIAAAAAVRAGRPAAVVVPVHGGLLRLPSLGTLTVGAGSEWAVVRTDADGFTVHADDRTYTVARNGPENPAWRGSRRLELDGWSVTLEDTDPWRACHGHPAHPRLSEGEAEAWRADLTEAWAWIRRELPRYAPGIAAGLRVITPLLPSPEGADISSAARDAFGAVAIARPATPQTLALLLVHEFQHVKLGAVLDLVDLHDPTCDELFYAPWRPDPRPLEGLLQGTYAHIAVVDFWLARWRSGGGRQAEAQFSRWRDQTAEAVGTLAGSGALTEAGERFVAGLRAGLAGDEVSADALRTARRAAEEHRRTVRP; encoded by the coding sequence ATGACCGTCACGGGCCGACCGCTCCTGCCGTTACGCCAGTTCGTGCTGAAGATGCACAGTCGCTGCGATCTCGCGTGCGACCACTGCTACGTGTACGAGCACGCGGACCAGAGCTGGCGCGGTCGGCCCCGGGTGGTGTCGGACAAGGTCCTGCGCGCCACGGCGGAACGCATCGCCGAACATGCGAAGACCCATGAACTCGCCGCCGTCCACGTGGTGCTGCACGGCGGCGAGCCCCTCCTCGCGGGCCGGACCCGGCTGCGCAGGGCGGCCATGGAACTGACGGCCGCCGTCGACGGTGTGTGCGAGCTGGATCTGCGGATCCACACGAACGCCGTCACGCTCGACGAACGGTTCCTGGACCTGTTCGACGAGTTCGACATCAAGGTCGGCGTCTCGCTGGACGGCGACAGGGCCGCGAACGACCTGCACCGGCGCTACGCCGACGGGCGCAGCAGCCACGACCGGGTCCTCAGAGCCGTCGCCCTGCTCAGCCGGCCCCGTTACCGCCACCTCTTCGCGGGCATCCTCTGCACCATCGACCTGCGCAGCGACCCGGTCGCCGTCCACGACGCGCTCGCCGAACTCGCCCCGCCCCGCGTCGACTTCCTCCTCCCGCACGCCACCTGGGACGAGCCTCCGCCGCGCCCGGCCGAGGACGTCAACGGCACGGCGTACGCGCGCTGGCTGCTGACCGTCCACGACCGCTGGGCCGAGACCGGACGCTCCATGGACGTCCGTGTCTTCGACTCGGTCCTGCGGACCCTGCGCGGCGGGAGCAGCCTGACCGAGTCGCTGGGGCTGGCCCCGGCCGACCTCGCCGTGATCGAGACCGACGGGACCTTCGAACAGGCCGACTCCCTGAAGACCGCGCACGACGGAGCCCCCGCCACCGGCCTGGACGTGTTCACCCACTCCCTGGACGAGGTCGCCGCGCATCCGGGCATCGTGGCCCGTCAGCAGGGCCTCGACGGGCTGGCAGCGCAGTGCCGTTCCTGTCCGGTCGTCCGCTCCTGCGGGGGTGGCCTCTACGCCCATCGATACCGGTCCGACGGCAGCGGATTCCTCAACCCGTCCGTGTACTGCTCCGATCTGCTGTCCTTCATCACCGATCTCCGGGACCGTCACATGACCGACCAGTCCGTACGACCCGCGCTCGCCGAGCACCACTTGGACGAGCTGGCCACCGGTCGCGGCACGGACACCACCGTGGACCTGCTGGCCGGCCACCAACTCGCCCTGGTCCGCGAGCTGCTGGGCCATGTGCGGCACGAGACGACGCCCACCGCGGCGGGCGGGCGGGCCGAAGGCACCAAAGTCACTGAAGACGCCAAATACGTTCAAGACGTCCAAGACGTCCAAGACCTCCAAGACGTCCAAGACCTCCAAGGCGTCGAAGACGCCTGGAACACGCTGACCGTCCTCGACGGCGAGGCCCCCGAGGCCGTGGACGGAGTCCTGGCCCACCCCTACGTACGGTCCTGGGCACTCAGCGCCCTCGGGTCTCGTCCGCCGCAGGCGGGACCGGCCGGGGGCGACACGGAGTCCGCCGCGACGGCCACGCGCGGGATCGCGGAGATCGCCGCAGCCGCCGCGGTGCGTGCCGGGCGCCCGGCAGCGGTCGTCGTGCCGGTCCACGGCGGGTTGCTGCGACTGCCCTCACTCGGGACGCTGACGGTGGGAGCAGGCTCCGAGTGGGCCGTCGTACGCACGGATGCCGACGGCTTCACGGTCCACGCGGACGACCGGACGTACACCGTGGCCCGGAACGGCCCCGAGAACCCCGCCTGGCGGGGGAGCCGGCGGTTGGAACTGGACGGCTGGTCCGTGACCCTGGAGGACACCGACCCCTGGCGGGCCTGCCACGGACATCCGGCGCACCCCCGGCTCAGCGAGGGGGAGGCCGAGGCGTGGCGGGCCGACCTGACCGAGGCCTGGGCCTGGATCCGCCGCGAACTGCCCCGGTACGCGCCGGGAATCGCCGCCGGGCTCCGTGTGATCACTCCGCTCCTGCCCTCCCCCGAGGGTGCCGACATCAGCTCGGCGGCCCGCGACGCCTTCGGCGCGGTGGCCATCGCCCGCCCCGCCACACCTCAGACACTCGCGCTGCTCCTCGTCCATGAGTTCCAGCATGTGAAGCTGGGCGCCGTCCTGGATCTGGTCGACCTGCACGACCCGACCTGCGACGAGCTGTTCTACGCACCCTGGCGGCCCGACCCGCGCCCTCTGGAGGGGCTGTTGCAGGGGACGTACGCCCATATCGCGGTGGTCGACTTCTGGCTCGCCCGCTGGCGGAGCGGCGGCGGGCGCCAGGCCGAGGCGCAGTTCTCCCGGTGGCGGGACCAGACGGCGGAGGCGGTGGGCACCTTGGCGGGGTCGGGGGCGCTTACGGAGGCCGGGGAGCGGTTCGTCGCGGGGCTCCGGGCGGGGTTGGCGGGGGACGAGGTGAGCGCGGATGCGCTGCGGACGGCCCGGCGGGCGGCGGAGGAGCACCGGCGGACCGTTCGGCCGTAG
- the fxsA gene encoding FxSxx-COOH cyclophane-containing RiPP peptide yields the protein MNASLDPTAEESGTTAAVGPERVSLVQLAARGGGALSPALTRAVSNGVERTGPGRVAVAAFQSSV from the coding sequence ATGAACGCATCCCTCGACCCCACGGCCGAAGAGTCAGGGACTACGGCCGCCGTCGGTCCGGAGCGGGTGTCCTTGGTGCAGTTGGCGGCGCGGGGCGGCGGCGCGCTGTCGCCCGCTCTGACCCGAGCCGTGTCGAACGGCGTCGAACGGACGGGTCCGGGAAGGGTCGCGGTCGCGGCCTTCCAGTCCTCCGTCTGA
- a CDS encoding intradiol ring-cleavage dioxygenase, whose amino-acid sequence MTGNHKSKTITRRRALAVTGGAVAAGGIAVAGYQSAFADETTSGTEATATTSTTATTSTGDACMTLMSNVTEGPYYLDGALVRKDITEGKSGVPLTLRLTVVDATDGCTPVPGAAVEIWHCDAWGYYSGYTTANPGGSAPAESEDGSTADDATYLRGYQIANANGVVKFETVFPGWYTPRTCHIHVKVHTGGEKEDGTYEGGKVNHTGQFFFDDTVAQEVFTLEPYSRHSGSYTTLDNDMVYDGGGASSGLLTLKAVKKANPARGYKGFLTLGVDPDAENTGAGGGGGEGGTPPSGEPPTGEPPTDAPTDSATSSESAS is encoded by the coding sequence ATGACGGGAAACCACAAAAGCAAAACGATCACGCGGCGCCGCGCTCTCGCGGTGACCGGAGGGGCGGTCGCCGCCGGTGGGATCGCGGTCGCCGGGTACCAGTCGGCGTTCGCGGACGAGACGACGAGCGGCACCGAGGCGACGGCCACGACTTCCACGACGGCCACGACGAGTACCGGCGACGCGTGCATGACGCTGATGTCCAACGTCACCGAAGGCCCGTACTACCTGGACGGAGCCCTGGTCCGGAAGGACATCACCGAAGGCAAGAGCGGTGTTCCGCTGACGCTGCGCCTCACGGTCGTGGACGCCACCGACGGCTGCACCCCCGTCCCCGGCGCGGCCGTGGAGATCTGGCACTGCGATGCCTGGGGCTACTACTCCGGCTACACCACCGCGAATCCCGGCGGTTCTGCGCCCGCCGAGAGCGAGGACGGCTCGACCGCCGACGACGCCACCTATCTCCGTGGCTACCAGATCGCGAACGCGAACGGGGTCGTCAAGTTCGAGACCGTCTTCCCCGGTTGGTACACCCCCCGCACCTGCCACATCCATGTGAAGGTGCACACCGGCGGCGAGAAGGAGGACGGCACGTACGAGGGCGGCAAGGTCAACCACACCGGCCAGTTCTTCTTCGACGACACCGTCGCTCAAGAGGTCTTCACCCTGGAGCCCTACTCCCGGCACAGTGGCAGCTACACCACCCTCGACAACGACATGGTCTACGACGGCGGCGGCGCTTCCAGCGGCCTGCTCACCCTCAAGGCCGTGAAGAAGGCCAACCCGGCCCGCGGTTACAAGGGTTTCCTCACCCTCGGCGTCGACCCCGACGCCGAGAACACGGGCGCCGGCGGCGGTGGCGGCGAAGGCGGTACGCCCCCGTCGGGCGAGCCGCCGACGGGCGAGCCCCCGACGGACGCTCCGACCGACAGCGCCACCAGCTCCGAGTCGGCCTCGTAG
- a CDS encoding triphosphoribosyl-dephospho-CoA synthase codes for MSSREDETLAQAAVAALTRQLEMMPKPGLPDPRDLGARITRQDHRALRWSAKALVPGLAAMAACARRNGAATPELRAELGAIGRCTEHSMRLAGGGHRGATWVLGLLVAAAAMEPGARGRELAATAKKIAAHPDRRAPRRPSRGSSVSAKYGAAGARGEARAGFPHVRRALDVLAKARTAGTPEPDARLDALLTVMSTLQDTELLYTAGPHGLRHVQAGARGVIDAGGVMSEAGREALTAFDMDLQGRGWSPRGSGSLLAGALFVDSLPVTSRVRAAS; via the coding sequence ATGAGCAGCCGAGAGGACGAGACGCTGGCGCAGGCCGCGGTGGCCGCGCTCACCCGGCAGTTGGAAATGATGCCCAAGCCCGGCCTGCCCGACCCGCGCGACCTCGGCGCCCGGATCACCCGGCAGGACCACCGGGCCCTGCGCTGGTCGGCGAAGGCACTGGTGCCCGGCCTCGCGGCGATGGCTGCCTGCGCCCGCCGCAACGGCGCGGCGACCCCCGAACTCCGCGCCGAACTCGGCGCGATCGGGCGCTGCACCGAACACTCCATGCGACTCGCCGGAGGCGGACACCGCGGTGCCACCTGGGTGCTGGGCCTTCTGGTCGCCGCGGCGGCCATGGAACCCGGCGCCCGGGGGCGCGAACTCGCCGCCACCGCCAAGAAGATCGCCGCGCATCCCGACCGCCGGGCACCCAGGCGCCCTTCCCGGGGGTCGTCGGTCTCCGCCAAGTACGGGGCGGCCGGCGCCCGGGGCGAGGCCCGCGCGGGCTTTCCCCATGTACGGCGGGCGTTGGACGTCCTGGCCAAGGCGCGCACCGCCGGCACGCCCGAGCCGGACGCCCGCCTCGACGCGCTGCTCACGGTCATGTCGACGCTCCAGGACACCGAGTTGCTCTACACCGCCGGTCCCCACGGGCTGCGGCATGTGCAGGCGGGGGCGCGGGGCGTGATCGACGCGGGGGGTGTCATGAGTGAGGCAGGGCGTGAGGCTCTGACTGCCTTCGACATGGATCTGCAGGGACGGGGGTGGAGTCCTCGGGGGAGTGGGTCGTTGCTCGCGGGCGCCTTGTTCGTGGACTCCTTGCCCGTCACCTCGCGGGTACGGGCCGCCTCATAG
- a CDS encoding aminopeptidase P family protein — MTVADELEPATPETEATEAEEPIKQRKNGLYPGVSDELAESMKSGWADTELHGLEPIAQAAETAARRAALSARFPGDRLVIPSGNLKTRSNDTEYPFRASVEYAYLTGNQTEDGVLVLEPVADGHEATIYLLPRSDRENGEFWLSGQGELWVGRRHSLTESAKLYGIPAGDVRELADRLREATGPVRVVRGYDAGVEAALTDKVTAERDDELRVFLSEARLVKDGFEIGELQKAVDSTVRGFEDVVRVLDKAEATSERYIEGTFFLRARVEGNDVGYGSICAAGPHATTLHWVRNDGPVRSGDLLLLDAGVETHTYYTADVTRTLPVNGAFSEIQKKIYDAVYDAQEAGIGAVRPGGKYRDFHDAAQHVLAERLVEWGLVEGPVERVLELGLQRRWTLHGTGHMLGMDVHDCAAARVESYVDGTLEPGMVLTVEPGLYFQADDLTVPEEYRGIGVRIEDDILVTDDGNRNLSAGLPRRSDEVEAWMAALKGARE; from the coding sequence ATGACCGTGGCGGACGAGCTCGAGCCGGCGACCCCGGAGACCGAGGCGACCGAAGCCGAGGAGCCGATCAAGCAGCGCAAGAACGGCCTGTACCCGGGCGTGTCCGACGAGCTGGCCGAGAGCATGAAGTCGGGTTGGGCCGACACCGAGCTGCACGGCCTGGAGCCGATCGCGCAGGCCGCCGAGACCGCCGCCCGCCGCGCCGCGCTCTCGGCGCGCTTCCCGGGCGACCGCCTGGTGATCCCCTCGGGCAACCTGAAGACCCGCTCGAACGACACCGAGTACCCCTTCCGGGCGTCGGTCGAGTACGCGTACCTCACCGGCAACCAGACGGAGGACGGCGTCCTGGTCCTGGAGCCGGTGGCCGACGGCCACGAGGCGACGATCTACCTCCTGCCGCGCTCCGACCGGGAGAACGGCGAGTTCTGGCTCTCCGGCCAGGGCGAGCTGTGGGTCGGGCGGCGCCACTCGCTGACCGAGTCGGCGAAGCTGTACGGCATCCCCGCCGGCGACGTGCGCGAACTCGCCGACAGGCTCCGCGAGGCCACCGGCCCGGTGCGGGTCGTACGCGGGTACGACGCCGGCGTCGAGGCGGCGCTCACCGACAAGGTCACCGCCGAGCGCGACGACGAGCTGCGGGTCTTCCTCTCCGAGGCCCGGCTGGTCAAGGACGGGTTCGAGATCGGCGAGCTGCAGAAGGCGGTCGACTCGACCGTGCGCGGCTTCGAGGACGTCGTCCGGGTGCTGGACAAGGCCGAGGCCACCTCGGAGCGCTACATCGAGGGAACGTTCTTCCTGCGCGCCCGGGTCGAGGGCAACGATGTCGGCTACGGCTCCATCTGCGCCGCCGGCCCGCACGCCACCACGCTGCACTGGGTCCGCAACGACGGGCCGGTCCGCTCCGGCGACCTCCTCCTGCTGGACGCGGGCGTCGAGACGCACACGTACTACACGGCCGACGTCACCCGCACCCTGCCGGTCAACGGCGCGTTCAGCGAGATCCAGAAGAAGATCTACGACGCCGTGTACGACGCCCAGGAGGCCGGTATCGGCGCCGTGCGGCCCGGCGGCAAGTACCGCGACTTCCACGACGCCGCGCAGCACGTACTGGCCGAACGGCTGGTCGAGTGGGGGCTCGTCGAGGGCCCGGTGGAGCGGGTCCTGGAGCTGGGCCTCCAGCGCCGCTGGACCCTGCACGGCACGGGCCACATGCTCGGCATGGATGTCCACGACTGCGCCGCCGCACGCGTCGAGTCGTACGTCGACGGGACGTTGGAGCCGGGGATGGTGCTGACGGTCGAGCCCGGCCTCTACTTCCAGGCCGACGACCTCACCGTCCCCGAGGAGTACCGGGGCATCGGCGTCCGGATCGAGGACGACATCCTGGTGACGGACGACGGCAACCGGAACCTGAGCGCCGGACTGCCTCGCCGCTCCGACGAGGTCGAGGCGTGGATGGCTGCGTTGAAGGGTGCCCGGGAGTAG
- a CDS encoding PP2C family protein-serine/threonine phosphatase, with protein MLDISSRVRVHVERLLAEQNDMGVCDAFEQYAPVGKPETMNAPHPPKVAGIDSTVPSPAHTVAPAPAAPGTPSAPPAAGPGTAPEAVLQDRLAGWVSDLTTLHELTERLTRTDSLDSALKETLHAGAALVGARRGLVVLEPGDGLGPDTTIGLGLGRADLGHIETVPRSSLPYGRILDGLPGGDGEIAQPDLFAEDGLDPRHREVAARLGYAASYALPLSAEGAAPIGAAVWLYDEPAEPVERQRHLAGLYTRYAAEHLARLVEVERTRTCMATIAEELLPSRLPRVAGVQLAARHRTGPRGGGDWYDALPLPDAALGLSVGSVTGSGPSAIAAMGRLRASLRAYAVMEGEDPVAVLSDLELLLRLTEPARSATALFAYVEPALRRITLAGAGHSPPLVIGERRTEFVETSLSAPLGMLACWEAPSVELTAERGETVLLYTDGLLQHTGEPVDRAFARLHAAAACVPRPLRTDPGAVADHVLRTVLPDRIDEADGTEDVVLLAVRFE; from the coding sequence ATACTGGACATCTCATCACGAGTGCGTGTACATGTGGAGAGACTGCTAGCGGAGCAGAATGACATGGGGGTTTGCGATGCTTTTGAGCAATACGCACCGGTCGGAAAGCCGGAAACCATGAACGCCCCTCACCCTCCGAAAGTGGCTGGAATCGATTCAACGGTTCCCTCCCCCGCACACACTGTCGCGCCCGCGCCCGCCGCCCCGGGCACCCCATCGGCCCCTCCAGCCGCAGGACCGGGCACCGCTCCCGAGGCCGTTCTGCAGGACAGACTCGCGGGCTGGGTCTCGGATCTCACGACGCTGCACGAACTCACCGAACGCCTGACACGCACGGACTCACTCGACAGCGCGCTGAAGGAAACCCTGCACGCCGGAGCCGCCCTGGTCGGCGCCCGCCGCGGTCTCGTCGTCCTGGAACCGGGCGACGGCCTCGGTCCGGACACCACCATCGGCCTCGGCCTCGGCCGCGCCGACCTCGGCCACATCGAGACCGTGCCGCGCAGCTCCTTGCCCTACGGCCGCATCCTCGACGGGCTGCCGGGCGGTGACGGCGAGATCGCCCAGCCCGACCTGTTCGCCGAGGACGGCCTCGACCCCCGCCACCGCGAGGTCGCCGCCCGGCTCGGATACGCGGCGAGCTACGCGCTCCCCCTGTCCGCCGAGGGAGCCGCGCCGATCGGCGCCGCCGTCTGGCTGTACGACGAGCCCGCGGAGCCGGTCGAGCGGCAGCGGCACCTCGCCGGGCTGTACACGCGGTACGCGGCCGAGCATCTGGCCCGGCTCGTCGAGGTCGAGCGCACGCGCACGTGCATGGCGACCATCGCCGAGGAACTGCTCCCCTCCCGGCTGCCCCGTGTCGCCGGCGTCCAGCTCGCCGCCCGGCACCGCACCGGACCGCGCGGCGGCGGCGACTGGTACGACGCGCTGCCGCTCCCGGACGCCGCGCTCGGCCTCTCGGTCGGCTCGGTCACAGGGTCGGGGCCCAGCGCGATCGCCGCGATGGGGCGGCTGCGGGCCTCACTGCGGGCGTACGCCGTGATGGAGGGCGAGGACCCCGTCGCCGTCCTCTCCGACCTGGAGCTGTTGCTGCGCCTGACCGAGCCCGCCCGCTCCGCCACCGCGCTCTTCGCCTACGTCGAGCCCGCGCTGCGCAGGATCACGCTGGCCGGGGCCGGGCACAGCCCGCCGCTGGTGATCGGCGAGCGGCGCACCGAGTTCGTGGAGACGTCCCTGTCGGCACCGCTCGGCATGCTCGCCTGCTGGGAGGCACCGAGCGTCGAGCTGACCGCCGAGCGAGGAGAAACCGTCCTGCTCTACACCGACGGCCTCCTCCAGCACACCGGCGAACCCGTCGACCGCGCCTTCGCCCGCCTCCACGCGGCCGCGGCCTGCGTCCCCCGGCCCCTGCGCACCGACCCCGGCGCCGTCGCCGACCACGTCCTGCGCACCGTCCTGCCGGACCGAATCGACGAGGCCGACGGCACGGAGGACGTGGTGCTGCTGGCGGTACGGTTCGAGTAG
- a CDS encoding bifunctional DNA primase/polymerase encodes MREIPGKRRRLLSRRNGGRPELLEQALTFATEWQWPVLPGVAPDPQGRARCGCPDPECVVPGAHPFDPGLLAATTDERMVRWWWGNRPTAPIVLATGGAAPCAVSLPALAASRALAALDRTGMRLGPVVAAPHRWAILVAPYSMEQLGELLYAKDFVPGSLRFHSEGGYLALPPSETGHGMIRWERAPLPGSAEPWVPDVEAVVDAVVDALTRTGVSAPEF; translated from the coding sequence ATGCGCGAGATCCCCGGAAAGCGACGCAGGCTCCTGTCCAGGCGCAACGGCGGGAGGCCCGAGCTTCTTGAGCAGGCCCTGACGTTCGCGACGGAATGGCAGTGGCCCGTACTCCCGGGGGTGGCGCCGGATCCGCAGGGGCGTGCCCGCTGCGGATGCCCGGACCCGGAGTGCGTGGTGCCCGGCGCTCACCCCTTCGACCCCGGCCTGCTGGCCGCCACCACCGACGAGCGCATGGTCCGCTGGTGGTGGGGCAACCGGCCGACGGCACCGATCGTGCTGGCCACCGGCGGCGCCGCCCCCTGCGCGGTGAGCCTGCCGGCCCTGGCCGCCTCCCGTGCCCTCGCCGCGCTCGACCGCACCGGCATGCGCCTCGGCCCCGTGGTCGCGGCCCCGCACCGCTGGGCGATCCTCGTCGCGCCGTACTCCATGGAGCAGTTGGGCGAGCTGCTCTACGCCAAGGACTTCGTCCCCGGCTCGCTCCGCTTCCACAGCGAGGGCGGCTATCTGGCCCTGCCCCCCTCCGAGACCGGCCACGGCATGATCCGCTGGGAGCGGGCACCGCTGCCCGGTTCGGCCGAGCCGTGGGTGCCCGACGTCGAGGCGGTCGTGGACGCGGTCGTCGACGCCCTCACTCGTACGGGTGTGAGCGCGCCCGAGTTCTGA
- a CDS encoding DUF5926 family protein, with translation MAKKRPQTKAKRPQGTGGVGAAGADGQVPVVGAREQCPCGSGRRYKACHGRAAAHAVTELVQRPFEGLPGEGDWIALRELVPAATVELKLKDALPEGVPSVTLATVLPMAWPALRRDDGTVLLGLQNDTASGDISRDLADTLRRALVAEPGTPVQGRRAPADGPRLQDLLDPEGEFEPVVHTGFEFWVPDTENTTPEVTASLERANSAAIPTVKLAGVDAAYWCETPEKNHLRWVMPHAEERLLDALARLHAAGRSSLGEGTRLVGSFRAHGLTVPVWDLPSGIGADDIEKPAAEFAERLATALADESPLTPDERRARGGLTNRQVTLS, from the coding sequence ATGGCCAAGAAGCGACCCCAAACGAAGGCCAAGCGCCCGCAGGGCACCGGCGGAGTCGGTGCCGCAGGCGCCGATGGGCAGGTTCCGGTTGTCGGCGCGCGCGAGCAATGCCCCTGTGGCAGCGGCCGCCGCTACAAGGCCTGTCACGGCCGGGCCGCCGCCCATGCGGTGACCGAGCTGGTGCAGCGCCCCTTCGAGGGCCTGCCGGGCGAGGGCGACTGGATCGCGCTGCGCGAGCTGGTGCCCGCCGCCACCGTCGAGCTGAAGCTGAAGGACGCGCTCCCCGAGGGCGTCCCGTCGGTGACGCTCGCCACCGTCCTGCCCATGGCGTGGCCCGCGCTGCGCCGCGACGACGGGACGGTCCTGCTGGGCCTGCAGAACGACACGGCGTCCGGCGACATCAGCCGCGACCTCGCCGACACCCTCCGGCGTGCCCTCGTCGCCGAGCCGGGCACTCCGGTTCAGGGCCGGCGCGCCCCGGCCGACGGTCCGCGCCTGCAGGACCTGCTCGACCCCGAAGGTGAGTTCGAGCCAGTTGTGCACACGGGCTTCGAGTTCTGGGTCCCGGACACGGAGAACACGACCCCGGAGGTGACCGCCTCCCTGGAGCGGGCCAACTCCGCGGCGATCCCGACTGTGAAGCTCGCGGGCGTCGACGCGGCGTACTGGTGCGAGACCCCCGAGAAGAACCATTTGCGATGGGTCATGCCGCACGCCGAGGAGCGGCTTCTGGACGCTCTCGCCCGGCTGCACGCGGCGGGGCGCTCCAGCCTCGGCGAGGGCACCCGTCTGGTCGGCTCCTTCCGTGCTCACGGCCTCACCGTGCCGGTCTGGGACCTCCCCAGCGGAATCGGCGCGGACGACATCGAGAAGCCGGCGGCCGAGTTCGCCGAGCGGCTCGCCACCGCCCTGGCCGACGAGTCCCCGCTCACCCCCGACGAGCGCCGGGCGCGCGGCGGGCTCACCAACCGGCAGGTCACGCTCAGCTGA